The stretch of DNA tatggtgaaATGTTAAATTATATCGGTATAACATTTGAATAATGTTACACTACTTAATAACGatttaacgaatataaattttacaaaattttgatttttgtaaaataacgACATttaataaaaacgcataaatcgttaattttaatttgtctcgataacatatcaaacgattttagatttttgtaaaatttaatatgGATGATcaatatgatataatttttcaattaaacggtaaattttgtaaaatttgtatttgatttatattcgttaaagcgttatattcgttaaagcgttattgaacgGTACTATTatattactcaaatattactcCGGTGTAATAATACGAGAacttatatttaatttcacAAATATAAGTTTGTCATTTAagtataatactccctccggtccttattataagaaaaaatttgctttttagattcataaaatgtttgatgtatctagttaataaaatggtctaaatacatcaaacattccATGAATCTAGAAagcaaattttttcttataataaggaccggagggagtaatatgtctaacaaaaaaaaaattaataatatgtcttatcatgtcaatatcatgtgtgcaccaaacacaagataTGATAAAGTAATGCTATCATCTTTCTTATCATGTGTGTATCaaacacatgataggataaaTATTTATCCTATCACTATCATATCCTTATCCAACTTCTTATCCTATCTTGTCtctatcctatcctgcgcaccaaacggacctTATAGtgattttatttgaaataagCTAGTTCCATTGAAGGTCTCTCTTTTTTGCTTGGAGAATGCTTTGTGACATATTACACATGGAGACTAATTTTATGTCAATGTGGTTGCTTGCATAATGATTAATTCGCTATATTGTTCAATTGGATGTGAGTTATTGATGAttctaataatttgtttttatgcaCCAAGTACTTATTTTTCATGCTTctcaaataatattattttttgataaaaaaaatgttattttcacGCAATGCACAAAGTACTTACACATTGTATACACTATTTACTCctcttattttctttattattgatgcaaaatgtgtttttatttttagtgtcATACTTTTGATAACAAATATAGAAATGTTTGTTAATTTTCGATTTTTGTGAATATCCGTAGGTAGAGCTGTCAAAGTGGCCGGCCCAGTCCGGCCTGGCCCGGCCTGCAGGGGCCCGGTCAAATAAATGGGCCGGCTCAGCCTGGCCCGTTAACTTCATGGCCCGGACAGCTTACCCGGTCGGataagcaaaagcctacatggcccggtgggccggcccattaattttcatagtatttttttttgaaaaaaaatatattctactaaatttatgttatatttttcaactaaatcttcaagaaggtaatttgtatccctatattttctcacataatctcccacccaaacaacaatatcttcctctttatcctcatcaaacaaacaaacaaacaaatctctaacaaataatctcattctaatccaataagttttttgtcatattattattattactacaaaaaaaaattccaaattttatatctttcattcatccattgtaatttaagtaaaaacaaaaatatagaaaagaatataaaataaatacaataaaaagatgataggcttaaaataaccatattccaagttttataaccttcgttgtaattgcacaaaaaaaaattaaaaaaatataaaaagatgatttgcttaaaaataggaataaaacaaattatagataggaacaaaacacaaataataacaataaaacaacaaaaataataaaaaaattatatatgaatttatgcataaaaataggaccaaaatataacaataaaaagattataattttttttaaaataattttttaaattctttaaggggccggcccaaaagCCTGTGGGTCGGCCCATGCCGGCCCATGAAAAAGCCTGACCCGATAAGGTCCGGCCCGATAAGGCCCGACCCCTTTTTATGAAGTCCGGCCCATGTAAAAGGatagggctaatgggccggcccgatagCCCGACCCTTTTTAACAGCTTTATCCGTAGGTACCGTGGagatgaggatgaagaagaatatTCTCACGTGACAGGGGTAGGGGGGGTCAAAGACGGGAACGAGGAACAAATATGGGAGCGGGGCATGGAGTGGGGAAGCATCCTCTGCACATTTTTTGCTCCATTAACATCCCTATGGATGCAAATGTTTTAGGATGAGCTTAAGTTGAGTGCAAGTGCTAGGTAATATCCAAtagaaaagataaattaaagtATCACTATGCACAAAGCCGTAAgaataataaatttatcaaagtagtttataataatagattGATCCAACTTGCATGAGATTGAACTTCTCAAGTTACTGATTGAATATCAAAGTAGTTTACAATCTCTAACTtttacacacaaaaaataattggaaGAAAAGAATTCATCTTATATGTTCAACATGTTTGGACCTATATatcctgtaaaaaaaaaaatcaaagtggttgagatttatttaaaaatttgatatctctcaactaatatttttttataatactgATTAGAGATTGCACCTCCAAACAAAGCTTATGATATTATATACCAAAGAATAATGGAATAAGATAATGTTGATAAAGAATTTTATTACATATTTCAGTCCTATCCAGTTTTAAAAAAGGAGTGCTTTCAGGCAattaaacatattaataaaaaaattaaaattaaaatttgtacattaaatactttaaaaatataaaaatatatctttttaacagtaattttatctttaattttttttttaaatatatttaacaagTGACTTAACACGACCCTTTTTTAAGAATTAGTGTTTGTAATTGTCCatagttaaataaaaaatcatactccatggttaaataaaaaattccatgACAATATCCATAAGCCATGCCACACATAGtcacatactccctccgtctcaaaatataagcaaaaactaGTCAACAAAAATTGGTATATTTGGTGTAAATtttagtctagatacattaatttttattgactcacttttgcttatattttgggacggagggagtagacTTCAACATATTCCATGCTCATAAGTCATAATcctgtcaatttttttaatactgaTTCAATCTTAGAAAACCCACACACAATCCTGAACCGTTTGATTACCCCCACTGAGGACCCACTTTATGTCATAATGATAAGATCTCAGGAGGATTAATTGTGAAAGAATATCAAAGAGATGAAAAGGCAAGGACAAACATGTCATTTCCAATAAATCTCACCATAGCCTTTAGCTTTCAACATTTTCTGTTCCTATCACAACAAGTACATcatttaattaatgaaaaattcaaTCAATCCAATTATTATCCTCTAATCTCACCTCCTTTTCCATTACAGACCATTCATATAATGACACCTTCATCACCCATACTTACAATGCTCTGCATTGAACAACCTCATGTGACAGACACGTGAGGTTATCACACACAaggaaattatatttatattttatttatttctataaaataaactaggtcatgctaaccggtgtctCCAGgtcactggttaaggaaaccaaataaaaaaaattctaaattgaaaataacacttttataattttaagaagttgactgcacaaactccaatgTCATATTACTACACTCTCTattctcatatataagcaactttttactttttagattcattgaataattgatgtagcTCGCCATTTTTTGgtccagatacatcaattattgaatgaatttaaaaaatgaaaagttgcttatatatatatgagactAGAGAGAGTATATTTGCTTCTTTAAATAGTGCTCCCCGCTCCgtgggcactgtttagcattttccaataaACTAAAATGTCATCTGACGAATTGGTCGGAGAACTAGAATTCGATTTTTAACGGAAAAGAATCTTGGTCATACTTTAGTTATATGGTGATCCAACTTAGGATTACCGAACCTCTTTTTTGGAAACTATGGAGTAAAAAAAGTATCATGCATGTATAACTGTAAAAATCAATCCTTAAGACCAAACTATTAAAGAGATTGAGGATCGAATATCTATCACTTGTGTTACAAATTATTACAATTCGAACACAAAACCAAATGGTTAAACATCGAATATCTATCCCTTGTGTCGCAAACCGttgtcatatttatttattatttaaatatatttatttacgtACGAAAAAAACAAACAGGAACTATtattgagagagagaagaagtaGACACAGAGGAGAGAGtgtgtttttgtttgtgtgtttgtgttgtgtttTTTAGCATCTCCAAATCCAAAGAACCGTTTGCTTCGTCATTTTTATCCTAAACAAAAAATTTCCCATTTTTCTCCTTCTAgagagagaggaaaaaaaattgagatttcaagagagaagaaaaaaaattgagtttttttttttgtggggtgttgaaaattgaaatggtTGAAGTGGAAATCCAATTTGAAATAAGTTtgtaagaagaaaaaatttaatctttttttgatGGGTGTTTATGAAACTATGATCTTGTGAAAACCCAGAAAGGAAATCTTCGATGCGTTGAAAGATTGAAGAttgtgagaattttttttttcgtgtTCCGTTGATTGGAAAATGAACGGTGGCGATGATGTTGTTGTAGCTTCGGAGGAACCATTGCAACCGTTGGAGTGGAAATTCTCACAGGTTTTTGGTGAACGTGCGGCTGGTGAAGAAGTTCAGGAAGGTAATTGCTTGTTCTTATGTTGCATAGTGTGTGGTTTTTCGGATTGTACTATGTTGTTGGATCCACTTTATTGTGTTTAGATTAgggtttgattttctttttgcttTGGATCTGAGTAGGATCGTGTTTGTGTTAAACTATGTTTTTTTGCATTGGTGATTTTTACTTGGTTGTATTGGATATGAGTGTGAAAGTGTAACTGAGTTGTTAATGAAGTGGTTTTagttttggatttggatttggtaTCGTTTTTTGTGTGTTTAGCTCGAGTGTGTTTGTAATCGAAGCAGTTCTTGTTGTGGTGAATTGATTTGTTAAGTTTTCGATGTGAGTTTGAGTGTTTGAAGTTAGATCTTAATGGCGTTTAGTTCGACGAGTGGCATTGAGAATTGACATGGATCAAATGAGTTTGTGTCATAGATGGAAGAAATATATATGATCATAAGTGCATGGTTGTCGTTTTGTTTCGCACTCCGCAATTTCATCAAACTCACTGCCAATCCAATCCAAACGTGAAACTGAGTTGCTAATgaagtgattttatttttggatttggtaTTGTTTTATGCGTGTTTAGCTCGTGTTTGTATTCGAAACAGTTCTTGTTGTGGTGAATTGATCTGTTAAGTTTTCAATGTGAGTTTGAGTGTTTGAAGTTAGATCTTAATTGCGCCTAGTTCGACGAGTGGCATTGAGAATGGACATGGATCAAATGAGTTTCTGTCATATATGGAAGAAATATATATGATCATAAGTGCATGTTTGTCGTTTTGTTTGGCACTCCGCGATTTCATCAAACTAAACGCCAATCCAATCCAAACATGTCGTAAATAAATTTGACTGAAGGGCTTTTCCTATAATAGCGGGATTGAGTACGCATTCGGCATCTGCGTGGTAGCACTATTTTTAAATTGTAGTTGTTTCTGGCGAAATTAGTGTCTTgctaattcaaaaatttcagTGTCTATATGGTCTTAAAGCATTCTGCGCCTTGTGGTCTAATTTATAGGTCTTGTGATAATTGAAGAAACCACAAGGCGCAAATATTGTAGAACTTCAATTTCACAGTCTTGACCAGAAAttaagaattaaaataaaacgaGGACTTGGGAGAGTAAGAAAACGAtttaaacaatttttgttgCGAGGGAGCAACGATTTCTTCTATGGAAATTGAACCTGTTTAATCTTGAAGTTTTGATTCTACGTCTGTCACTCTGTCTAGTTTTGGATACTTTTGACACGGCACCTTGCTAGATTATGGTGGTGGAGATTTGGACTTGGTGAAATACCgttctttcttttttcacaGAAACCTTGCTTTTGGAATGACGTTTTAGCTCGCAGCAAACATGCAGTACTCGTAGACTATTTgtaagagcttatgaaaacgaTTATACTatgtccataagctgttttcagcttatttccataagctctcaaAGATATCtcatgaaaacaatttatagcttatatgaaaaacaGTTTGATTTGATTAAGCTCTTACATTATAACTGCTCAATTAAGTTGTTTAAGGAAGTAGAGAACCTATGAATCTTATAGTTTATACCATTAACAGACTGATAGATTTTTTCAGTACAGTGATTGACCAATCTGGATTAGCTTTTTCTTCCAAGTTAATGTGTTAGTTTCTTAATTATTTACTCAACTTTCTTTCTACAGTGGACATAATTTCTGCTATTGAATTTGACAAGTCTGGCAATCATCTTGCTACCGGTGATCGCGGAGGTCGAGTAGTTCTCTTTGAACGGACAGATTCAAAAGATGTAAGTCTGTTTGTTGCTTCTccttatttttcatttctaagTTAACATATCAACTTAGTTTTGAATGATTCCTTGCAACAAACTTGGTAGTATTAATATCCGTCTATTTATTACACAATACAGCAGCATGGATCAAGAAGGGATTTGGAGAGTACAGACTATTCTAGTAGTCGGCATCCTGAGTTTCGCTATAAAACAGAATTCCAGAGTCACGAGCCCGAGGTAATTTTTAGTTACCAGACACCAGTTAATGCTGCTCAAACTAATCCGCGGCTCagaaattttaatatatataatgtgatcgTTGTTTCAGTTTGATTATCTTAAGAGCTtggaaatagaagaaaaaattaacaaaatcaaaTGGTGCCAAACAGCTAATGGTGCTGTATTCCTTCTATCTACAAATGACAAAACTATCAAATTTTGGAAGGTATGAAATGAATGAACACTAAGTACTAGTTTTCGTGTGAATTAATATGATTGATTTGTTTGCTAGATCACTTATTCTTACTGTCTTTACATGTTGAACAGGTTCAGGAAAAGAAGGTGAAGAAAATTTCTGACATGAATATTGACCCTTCAAAAGCAATAGGAAATGGATCTAGTTCAAGTAATTCCAATAGTTCTAAGCCACATCTTGCAAATGGAGGATCTTCCGATAAATCATATAATTATCCAAACAATGATTTCTCATTTCCACCAGGAGGCTTACCTTCGCTAAGATTACCCTCGGTAGTTGTATTCAACCTTAAGCCTTCGTAGTTGAATTCCTTTTCCAATCTTTGTTTATAAGAAAGAAATGTACTTAAAGTTCTACGCTTCATTTTGAAACCTTGACAATTACTTGTTTGATACTTAGTAGTGCAGCTAGTGCTTACATGTGCATTGTAAAATATGTAGGTAGTTAGCCATGAGACCAGTCTGTTGGCTCGATGTCGTAGAGTATATGCGCATGCTCATGACTATCACATCAATTCTATTTCAAATAACAGGTGAGTTGGTTATCTTATTGTATACCATATATTTTCGTGAAAATGttgactacttttatttctTGAGTTCATTTCTGCATGAATATTTTGTGCTTTTAACTTTTGTTGTAATGAACGCTTTTCTGAAATCTTATCACATTTGAATGTTGGTATGTTCCCTATATCTTCCAGTGATGGAGAAACTTTCATATCGGCTGATGATTTGCGAATAAATCTTTGGAACCTGGAAATTAGCAATCAAAGTTTTAATATTGTCGATGTAAAGCCTACAAATATGGAGGATCTGACTGGTAAGCTTTCACTACTATATTTTTAAGTTCTTCCGAAATTGTTGCTCTTTCTATAACttcatatgataatttttttatacaagtGATAACAACATATAAGTCAAAGTTATCTGAGAAGTGTTCCTTTTGCATTTGTGAATCATTCTAGTCTCATCTCTGTGATGTTGAGCGACATCATGATTAGGATTCAAATCAGAATCTGGGTTTTATGGATAAATCACGTGTAGATAACAGGTGAAATGGAAGTTCATTGGGTTTATTTTTTGGTTAGGAGAATT from Trifolium pratense cultivar HEN17-A07 linkage group LG5, ARS_RC_1.1, whole genome shotgun sequence encodes:
- the LOC123884140 gene encoding serine/threonine protein phosphatase 2A 55 kDa regulatory subunit B beta isoform-like isoform X1 is translated as MNGGDDVVVASEEPLQPLEWKFSQVFGERAAGEEVQEVDIISAIEFDKSGNHLATGDRGGRVVLFERTDSKDQHGSRRDLESTDYSSSRHPEFRYKTEFQSHEPEFDYLKSLEIEEKINKIKWCQTANGAVFLLSTNDKTIKFWKVQEKKVKKISDMNIDPSKAIGNGSSSSNSNSSKPHLANGGSSDKSYNYPNNDFSFPPGGLPSLRLPSVVVSHETSLLARCRRVYAHAHDYHINSISNNSDGETFISADDLRINLWNLEISNQSFNIVDVKPTNMEDLTEVITSAEFHPTHCNTLAYSSSKGSIRLIDLRQSALCDSHAKLFEEQEAPGSRSFFTEIIASISDIKFAKEGRYILSRDYMTLKLWDINMDSGPVSTFRVHEYLRPKLCDLYENDSIFDKFECCLSGDGSRVSTGSYSNLFRVFGCAPGSTEATTLEASKNPMRRQVPTPSRPSRSLGNSLTRVVRRGAENTGVDANGNSFDFTTKLLHLAWHPSENSIACAAANSLYMYYA
- the LOC123884140 gene encoding serine/threonine protein phosphatase 2A 55 kDa regulatory subunit B beta isoform-like isoform X3; this translates as MNGGDDVVVASEEPLQPLEWKFSQVFGERAAGEEVQEVDIISAIEFDKSGNHLATGDRGGRVVLFERTDSKDHGSRRDLESTDYSSSRHPEFRYKTEFQSHEPEFDYLKSLEIEEKINKIKWCQTANGAVFLLSTNDKTIKFWKVQEKKVKKISDMNIDPSKAIGNGSSSSNSNSSKPHLANGGSSDKSYNYPNNDFSFPPGGLPSLRLPSVVVSHETSLLARCRRVYAHAHDYHINSISNNSDGETFISADDLRINLWNLEISNQSFNIVDVKPTNMEDLTEVITSAEFHPTHCNTLAYSSSKGSIRLIDLRQSALCDSHAKLFEEQEAPGSRSFFTEIIASISDIKFAKEGRYILSRDYMTLKLWDINMDSGPVSTFRVHEYLRPKLCDLYENDSIFDKFECCLSGDGSRVSTGSYSNLFRVFGCAPGSTEATTLEASKNPMRRQVPTPSRPSRSLGNSLTRVVRRGAENTGVDANGNSFDFTTKLLHLAWHPSENSIACAAANSLYMYYA
- the LOC123884140 gene encoding serine/threonine protein phosphatase 2A 55 kDa regulatory subunit B beta isoform-like isoform X2, with the protein product MNGGDDVVVASEEPLQPLEWKFSQVFGERAAGEEVQEVDIISAIEFDKSGNHLATGDRGGRVVLFERTDSKDQHGSRRDLESTDYSSSRHPEFRYKTEFQSHEPEFDYLKSLEIEEKINKIKWCQTANGAVFLLSTNDKTIKFWKVQEKKVKKISDMNIDPSKAIGNGSSSSNSNSSKPHLANGGSSDKSYNYPNNDFSFPPGGLPSLRLPSVVSHETSLLARCRRVYAHAHDYHINSISNNSDGETFISADDLRINLWNLEISNQSFNIVDVKPTNMEDLTEVITSAEFHPTHCNTLAYSSSKGSIRLIDLRQSALCDSHAKLFEEQEAPGSRSFFTEIIASISDIKFAKEGRYILSRDYMTLKLWDINMDSGPVSTFRVHEYLRPKLCDLYENDSIFDKFECCLSGDGSRVSTGSYSNLFRVFGCAPGSTEATTLEASKNPMRRQVPTPSRPSRSLGNSLTRVVRRGAENTGVDANGNSFDFTTKLLHLAWHPSENSIACAAANSLYMYYA
- the LOC123884140 gene encoding serine/threonine protein phosphatase 2A 55 kDa regulatory subunit B beta isoform-like isoform X4, which produces MNGGDDVVVASEEPLQPLEWKFSQVFGERAAGEEVQEVDIISAIEFDKSGNHLATGDRGGRVVLFERTDSKDHGSRRDLESTDYSSSRHPEFRYKTEFQSHEPEFDYLKSLEIEEKINKIKWCQTANGAVFLLSTNDKTIKFWKVQEKKVKKISDMNIDPSKAIGNGSSSSNSNSSKPHLANGGSSDKSYNYPNNDFSFPPGGLPSLRLPSVVSHETSLLARCRRVYAHAHDYHINSISNNSDGETFISADDLRINLWNLEISNQSFNIVDVKPTNMEDLTEVITSAEFHPTHCNTLAYSSSKGSIRLIDLRQSALCDSHAKLFEEQEAPGSRSFFTEIIASISDIKFAKEGRYILSRDYMTLKLWDINMDSGPVSTFRVHEYLRPKLCDLYENDSIFDKFECCLSGDGSRVSTGSYSNLFRVFGCAPGSTEATTLEASKNPMRRQVPTPSRPSRSLGNSLTRVVRRGAENTGVDANGNSFDFTTKLLHLAWHPSENSIACAAANSLYMYYA